In a genomic window of Gambusia affinis linkage group LG04, SWU_Gaff_1.0, whole genome shotgun sequence:
- the tefm gene encoding transcription elongation factor, mitochondrial encodes MMWFMRRFLSSVVYRGHYAGQSGLLLRPRYGSLPADLELRYLQCTCCWRSRVPVAGFETLNAALTSSSSSLSPESCKEDGRTTLDACYTSEQRDTILQLLNNATSAELADVKLLRGRKSLNIVEYRTKHGPFKTLESVVNVPLLKHKSAVIVFNSIVNPVKKERKVRIQLAKFIRPEVDRSWLEDATSIVSLVCGTNKIAWAHVDRGMTVLEWKQKECPNFLKGAYMASSYLNDVSTVVSVLPSADFYLIEKPAISVQNTALFPIMAHLRTVEAMLFSLLEPKISPPEPNIPPRVLNMMRTAVGRHFDLIVGESRTSGAQVVRQLMTESVTQKFPRINVPQELLAKYRNYFQMGSKRGGEELCDALLQAVAFYELLSDSSC; translated from the exons atgatgTGGTTTATGAGAAGATTTCTCTCGTCGGTGGTTTACAGGG GTCACTATGCCGGGCAGTCCGGACTCCTGCTCCGACCTCGGTACGGCTCCCTTCCGGCGGACCTGGAGCTGCGCTACCTCCAGTGCACCTGTTGTTGGAGGAGCCGGGTTCCCGTGGCGGGTTTTGAGACCTTAAACGCCGCTctcacttcctcctcctcgtcccTGTCGCCTGAATCATGTAAGGAGGACGGCAGGACTACACTGGACGCCTGCTACACCTCCGAGCAGCGGGACACCATCCTCCAGCTCCTCAACAACGCCACCTCGGCGGAGCTGGCCGACGTCAAGCTGCTGAGAGGCCGCAAGTCGCTCAACATCGTGGAGTACAGGACCAAACACGGACCGTTTAAAACTCTGGAGAGCGTGGTGAACGTTCCGCTGCTTAAGCACAAGAGCGCTGTCATAGTGTTCAACTCCATCGTGAATCCGGtgaagaaggagaggaaggTTCGGATACAGCTGGCCAAGTTCATCAGACCGGAGGTGGACAGGTCCTGGTTGGAG GATGCTACATCCATAGTGTCACTAGTATGTGGAACTAATAAAATCGCTTGGGCCCATGTGGACCGGGGGATGACAGTATTGGAGTGGAAACAGAAGGAGTGTCCTAATTTCTTGAAAGGGGCGTACATGGCTTCTTCGTACCTGAATGAT GTGTCCACAGTTGTGTCCGTCTTGCCATCGGCAGATTTCTATCTGATAGAGAAGCCCGCCATCTCTGTGCAGAATACAGCTCTGTTTCCTATCATGGCCCACCTGAGGACTGTGGAGGCCatgttgttttctctgctggAGCCCAAAATCTCCCCACCGGAGCCTAATATTCCTCCCAG GGTTCTTAACATGATGAGGACCGCCGTGGGACGCCACTTTGACCTGATTGTGGGGGAGTCTCGGACTAGCGGGGCTCAGGTAGTGCGCCAACTGATGACTGAGTCAGTAACGCAGAAGTTTCCCAGGATAAACGTCCCTCAGGAACTGCTGGCCAAGTACAGGAACTACTTCCAGATGGGCAGCaagagaggaggggaggagcTGTGTGACGCTCTGCTGCAGGCTGTGGCTTTTTACGAGCTCCTCAGTGATTCTTCCTGTTAG